A genomic segment from Corylus avellana chromosome ca5, CavTom2PMs-1.0 encodes:
- the LOC132182859 gene encoding GDSL esterase/lipase At2g42990-like — translation MAYVCTSIRLFLVQVLILVSKCKAEVPAVIVFGDSSVDSGNNNQIPTMARSNFEPYGRDFLGGRPTGRFSNGRIASDFVSEAFGLKPTVPAFLDPMYNISDFASGVCFASAGTGYDNATSNVMGVIPLWREVEYYKDYQKKLKEYAGEEKANEIIREALYLVSIGTNDFLENYYIFPDRQSQFTIRQYEDFLIGIARNFIQDLYGLGARKIALAGLPPMGCLPLERATNIMEFHGCVEEYNNLALEFNGKLEGLVAKLNEELPGLNMEFADVYNIFLQIIRRPSTYGMEVVEVGCCGTGTFEMSYLCDPQSPFTCTDANKYVFWDAFHPSEKTSQIISNHLFKKGLAKFL, via the exons ATGGCATACGTGTGCACTTCAATTCGACTATTCTTAGTTCAAGTCCTAATACTAGTATCCAAATGCAAAGCTGAAGTTCCCGCAGTTATTGTGTTTGGAGACTCATCCGTGGATTCAGGCAACAACAACCAAATCCCAACAATGGCCAGGAGTAATTTCGAGCCTTATGGTCGTGATTTTCTTGGCGGCCGCCCTACCGGACGGTTCTCCAACGGTCGCATTGCTTCTGACTTCGTCTCCGAGGCTTTCGGCCTCAAGCCAACAGTACCTGCCTTCTTGGATCCAATGTATAATATCTCAGATTTTGCTTCTGGAGTTTGCTTTGCCTCTGCTGGAACTGGCTATGACAATGCCACTTCTAATGTTATG GGTGTGATACCTCTATGGAGGGAAGTGGAGTACTACAAGGACTaccaaaagaaattgaaagagtATGCTGGGGAGGAGAAGGCAAACGAAATAATAAGGGAGGCTTTATATTTGGTTAGTATTGGAACAAACGACTTCCTTGAGAACTATTACATATTCCCTGATCGACAATCCCAATTCACCATCAGACAATATGAAGATTTCCTCATCGGAATTGCCAGGAATTTCATCCAGGATCTTTATGGTCTTGGAGCTCGGAAAATAGCCTTAGCTGGGCTTCCTCCAATGGGGTGTTTGCCATTGGAGAGGGCAACAAATATCATGGAATTTCATGGTTGTGTGGAGGAATACAACAATCTGGCCTTggaatttaatggaaaattggAGGGCTTGGTGGCAAAGCTGAACGAGGAGCTTCCTGGCCTTAATATGGAGTTTGCAGATGTATATAACATTTTCCTGCAAATCATTAGAAGACCTTCTACATATG GAATGGAGGTGGTAGAAGTGGGGTGCTGTGGCACAGGGACATTTGAGATGAGCTACCTCTGCGATCCACAAAGTCCATTTACGTGCACAGATGCAAATAAATATGTGTTTTGGGATGCTTTCCATCCTTCAGAGAAAACAAGCCAGATAATCTCcaatcatttatttaaaaagggTCTAGCAAAGTTTCTTTGA